One Littorina saxatilis isolate snail1 linkage group LG1, US_GU_Lsax_2.0, whole genome shotgun sequence genomic window carries:
- the LOC138961009 gene encoding uncharacterized protein, giving the protein MACHCPMIDCDNGSYRLQNGKLNFAKFSPTRFHTSLWPTTVQLASASNTQEETSTTRLKWIRLISRVDTTADGRHKLFSPAKDARVCSLHFLDGTPTAEISFPTQNLGYPGFQHRTARVLIDIPRPKHRLGRRKWAMRDLEFQFEACQAQGSSRERNGVHS; this is encoded by the exons ATGGCATGTCACTGCCCGATGATTGATTGTGACAACGGAAGCTACCGTCTTCAAAATGGAAAGCTAAACTTTGCAAAATTCAGTCCGACCAGGTTCCACACGAGTCTGTGGCCAACCACCGTTCAG cttgcaTCCGCATCCAACACACAAGAAGAAACCAGCACAACGAGATTAAAGTGGATTCGACTCATCAGCCGTGTAGACACAACAGCAGACGGAAGGCACAAGCTTTTTTCACCTGCAAAAGATGCAAGGGTTTGTTCTCTACACTTTCTTGATGGCACACCAACTGCAGAGATTTCTTTCCCAACACAAAACTTGGGATACCCTGGATTTCAACACAga ACAGCAAGAGTGCTGATAGACATACCCCGACCAAAGCACCGGCTAGGCAGAAGAAAATGGGCAATGCGAgatctggaattccagtttgaggCGTGCCAGGCCCAAGGATCATCAAGGGAGAGGAATGGTGTGCACAGCTAG